A section of the Maniola jurtina chromosome 28, ilManJurt1.1, whole genome shotgun sequence genome encodes:
- the LOC123879583 gene encoding RNA exonuclease 4-like translates to MGNGIFLFSELCYFLLIIVNCLLNIVYVVIGYLLYILKVILQQTFHVNMTEKSKKRKRNTPSQPNQTFIKRVIDENWQKLLSSNLMEAKTEKVEDKKDHFTGIFRRARKKNSDVSNNEKNLKSLNISNKSMNNNTETNGVSNCETQHKKQQSTSSKTQNNDSKNKTNKLTKFIAMDCEMVGIGFEGGDHMLARVSLVNKFGDCIYDKFVKPREEVVDYRTKISGIRKEDLLKGEDFTTVQKEVAEILRGRILVGHSLKNDLSVLFLSHPKKSIRDTSKYKPFRKVTKGSTPSLKRLAKEILGIEIQHGEHSSVEDAKAVMQLYCTVCKTWEQALSEKRGYSRKFLES, encoded by the exons ATGGGCAATGGCATATTTTTGTTCAGCGAGCTGTGTTATTTTCTATTAATTATCGTAAACTGTCTGCTAAATATCGTTTACGTTGTAATCGGTTACTTGCTatacattttaaaagttatattacAACAAACCTTCCATGTAAATATGACGGAAAAGTCGAAAAAGCGCAAGAGGAACACGCCAAGCCAACCTaaccaaacatttataaaaCGAGTTATCGACGAAAATTGGCAAAAATTACTGTCCAGCAACCTCATGGAAGCGAAAACCGAGAAAGTTGAAGATAAAAAAGACCACTTCACCGGTATTTTTCGAAGGGCTCGTAAAAAAAATAGTGACGTTTCGAACAAcgagaaaaatttgaaaagtttaaatattagCAATAAATCGATGAATAACAATACAGAAACGAACGGCGTCTCTAACTGTGAAACTCaacataaaaagcaacaatcgaCGAGTAGTAAAACCCAAAATAATGATAGTAAAAACAAGACTAATAAACTGACTAAATTCATAGCAATGGATTGTGAGATGGTCGGCATAGGTTTTGAAGGCGGTGACCACATGCTGGCGAGAGTGTCTTTAGTCAACAAATTCGGCGACTGCATATACGACAAATTTGTCAAGCCTCGGGAGGAAGTTGTAGATTATAGAACAaaaattag TGGTATAAGAAAAGAGGATTTACTGAAAGGTGAGGACTTCACCACAGTGCAGAAGGAAGTAGCGGAGATATTACGAGGAAGGATACTTGTCGGTCATTCCTTGAAGAATGATCTGAGTGTTCTGTTCCTTTCCCATCCTAAGAAGAGCATAAGGGACACATCAAAGTACAAACCGTTTAGAAAA GTAACAAAGGGAAGCACGCCATCGCTCAAGCGGCTAGCAAAAGAAATCCTCGGCATAGAGATCCAGCATGGAGAACACAGCTCAGTAGAAGACGCCAAAGCTGTGATGCAGCTGTATTGTACTGTGTGCAAGACCTGGGAGCAAGCGCTCAGTGAAAAACGTGGTTACAGCAGAAAGTTCTTAGAGTCTTAG
- the LOC123879315 gene encoding piggyBac transposable element-derived protein 4-like, producing the protein MPPKKQKGTRKRPHSAQKLSYPTNSESASAEPSTLGPSSLPASSEPATSIRLMDESKLVRAGKTQFKKQVAKLSLEQRTHLANMKDLKEVGKFMLPDAPKSKKGKGKGKGKSKADAKRWVPCPLLPGVPLTPPPKIPQPWEKRVHETAEDGEFIEGSPPHNPSMPSMDHGLGIPEIPMEKGTLQPCTPPESTSSLGTPPQAKKRKLLFTPSTGIIPALEAPVNPVAVQIEFLEFAPESTTSAMPGSGRSAASYEIGVDGDVDEEIDDNVESDIDEDADLIDLSVRERNVFEFPTEFDGSEDPGLVEAVHELDAENDVRLRALTESEDFLNFDWRGNADNFKGVREEFIGPSGPTFDISGLTPLEIFEKIWDTDIIAHIVRETNKYGRQLQLNNASKLGSRLSRWKDTTEDEIWTFFGIIMLQSLVVNNVEREYWYPKLEELRVGNFGELMGYNRFLLLKRCLHFVDNTSLPAHTNKLHKIMPVIEHLNKKFSSLYLPEQNVAIDESLLLWKGRLSFAQLIATKRARVGIKSYELCESRTGYLWNMEVYTGKGHVHAPQDAPQEADVTHEDERGSATSQIVFTLMRPLFNRGHTLVMDSFYNAPLLSRLLKAKYKTDTMGTLRLNRDFVPKSLKGKNKNIMKAGEVCFSTTKDLSVVVWLDKNVVAMLSTYHDIKVGGKEKYGYFRYKPEVVLDYNLSMGGIDHKDQMLHAYPVERVRNMVWYKKLFRRLLNVSMHNAYVIYTHNHTQIGNRDFRLQLAHQILQKHKPTAVPRPPARPPARPATPPEMHLPLKNVRAQRCKLCHAAKVRRTTVWRCGTCDVNLCIEGCYSAYHTSNRHIK; encoded by the exons ATGCCTCCAAAAAAGCAAAAAGGGACACGCAAAAGACCGCACAGTGCCCAAAAGCTGTCATATCCCACAAA TTCGGAATCGGCGAGTGCAGAGCCCAGTACTTTGGGTCCATCAAGTTTGCCAGCTAGCTCGGAGCCAGCGACATCAATACg ctTGATGGATGAATCTAAGCTTGTGCGGGCGGGGAAAACCCAATTTAAGAAACAAGTCGCCAAGTTGTCCCTGGAGCAGCGGACCCACTTGGCAAACATGAAGGACCTGAAGGAAGTGGGGAAATTCATGCTACCTGACGCTCCGAAGTCAAA AAAGGGAAAAGGAAAGGGGAAGGGCAAGAGTAAAGCAGACGCAAAGCGATGGGTGCCCTGCCCACTCTTACCTGGCGTGCCGCTTACCCCACCTCCGAAAATTCCACAACCATGGGAAAAACGTGTTCACG AAACGGCCGAGGATGGCGAATTCATTGAGGGCTCGCCTCCCCATAATCCATCCATGCCATCCATGGATCATGGGTTAG gcatCCCGGAAATCCCAATGGAGAAGGGCACACTTCAACCTTGTACTCCTCCAGAAAGTACTTCCTCACTAGGAACGCCGCCTCAAGCGAA GAAAAGGAAATTACTATTCACGCCGTCCACAGGGATAATTCCGGCATTGGAGGCGCCTGTTAACCCTGTGGCGGTTCAGATAGAGTTTTTGGAATTTGCACCTG AGTCTACCACTTCAGCAATGCCAGGATCTGGAAGAAGTGCCGCATCATACGAGATCG GAGTCGACGGTGATGTCGATGAGGAGATTGACGACAACGTTGAAAGTGACATTGACGAAGACGCCGACCTCATCGACCTTTCAGTGCGGGAGCGGAACGTTTTTGAATTCCCCACGGAGTTCGATGGTTCCGAGGATCCTGGCCTTGTGGAAGCGGTGCACGAACTGGACGCTGAAAATGATGTTCGTCTTCGGGCTCTGACTGAGTCCGAAGACTTCCTTAACTTTGATTGGCGGGGCAATGCTGATAACTTCAAAGGAGTTAGGGAAGAGTTCATCGGGCCCTCTGGCCCGACATTTGATATCTCTGGGCTAACTCCTTTggagatatttgagaaaatttgGGATACCGATATCATAGCTCACATTGTCCGCGAAACCAACAAATATGGGCGCCAATTGCAGCTTAATAATGCCTCAAAACTCGGCTCCAGATTAAGTCGGTGGAAAGACACCACAGAGGACGAAATCTGGACGTTTTTTGGTATTATTATGCTGCAATCTCTCGTTGTAAACAATGTTGAGCGGGAATACTGGTATCCCAAATTGGAAGAGCTCCGAGTTGGGAATTTCGGGGAGCTCATGGGCTACAACCGCTTCCTACTTTTAAAAAGATGTCTACACTTCGTAGACAACACCTCCTTGCCCGCACATACCAACAAACTCCACAAAATCATGCCGGTAATTGAGCATCTCAATAAAAAATTCAGTTCTTTATACCTGCCTGAGCAAAATGTGGCAATTGACGAGTCGCTCCTTTTATGGAAAGGGCGACTCTCGTTCGCACAGTTGATTGCCACAAAACGGGCTAGGGTCGGTATAAAGAGCTATGAATTGTGCGAGTCAAGAACCGGCTATTTGTGGAACATGGAGGTGTATACGGGCAAGGGGCACGTCCACGCGCCGCAAGACGCACCACAAGAAGCGGATGTAACTCATGAGGATGAGCGGGGGAGTGCCACGTCTCAAATTGTATTTACTCTGATGAGACCCTTGTTCAATAGAGGCCATACTCTGGTTATGGATAGTTTTTATAACGCGCCTCTTTTGTCAAGGCTTTTAAAGGCTAAATACAAAACCGATACGATGGGCACTCTTCGGCTGAACAGGGACTTTGTCCCCAAGTCCCTAAAAGggaagaataaaaatattatgaaggcggGAGAGGTTTGTTTCAGCACAACCAAAGATTTGAGTGTGGTTGTGTGGTTGGATAAGAACGTGGTGGCGATGCTCTCTACGTATCACGACATCAAGGTCGGCGGAAAAGAAAAGTACGGCTACTTCAGGTACAAGCCTGAAGTAGTCTTAGACTATAACCTCTCCATGGGCGGCATAGATCACAAAGATCAAATGCTTCACGCCTACCCCGTGGAGAGGGTGCGCAACATGGTCTGGTACAAAAAACTTTTCCGCCGACTTTTGAACGTATCGATGCACAATGCgtatgtaatctatacacaCAACCACACTCAAATCGGAAATAGGGATTTCCGATTGCAGTTGGCACATCAAATACTGCAGAAGCACAAACCAACAGCCGTGCCTAGACCACCAGCGCGACCACCAGCGCGACCAGCCACACCGCCAGAAATGCATTTGCCATTAAAAAATGTGCGAGCGCAGCGATGCAAGTTGTGCCACGCTGCCAAAGTGCGCCGAACGACGGTGTGGAGGTGTGGCACCTGTGACGTCAACTTGTGCATTGAGGGATGCTACAGTGCTTACCACACGAGCAATAGGCAcattaagtga